Genomic DNA from Sphingobium sp. WTD-1:
GATGGCTTTGGCGAGGCGCTCAAGACCGTCGCCCATGTCACCAGCGTGATCAGCGGCATCGCCAGCCAGACCAATTTGCTGGCCCTCAACGCGACGATCGAGGCGGCACGGGCCGGCGACGCGGGGCGCGGCTTTGCCGTGGTCGCGGCCGAGGTGAAGAAGCTGGCGCAGGAAACGGCAAGCGCGACCCAGACGATCGAGCGGTCGATCGGCGCGCTGACCAGCGAGGCCGGCGGCATGCTGGACAGCATCACCCATGGCGCGCAGACCGCGCGCACGGCGCTGTCCGACACCAAGAATATCGAGGCGCTGGTCGACCGGCTGGGATCGCTAATGCAGGGCCTGTCGAGCAACAGCGAGGCGGTGGCCGAGCGGATCGCGTCGATGGTCGGTTCCGCCAGCGAGATCCGGACCGGCCTGTCGGCGCTGTCGAGCACGTCGGGCGACAATGCCGATGGCCTGCAACGGCTGTCGGGCCGCGTGTCGATCGCCAGCGACGACACCAACATGCTGCTGCAATATCTGGCGGAAAGCGGCGTCGACATCCCCGATTCGCCCTATATCCGGTTCAGCCTGACCGCCGCGCAAGCAGTGGGCCATGCGATCGAACAGGCGCTGGACGAAGGCCGCATCAGCGAAGCCGATGTGTTCAGCGAATATTATGCGCCGATCCGCGGCACCAATCCGCCGCAATTCACCCATCCGATCCAGCCGATCATGCTGGCCGAGGCCCGTGCGCAGCAGGAAGTGGCGCGCGGCTACAAGGGATTGTTCGGCATGACCTTCACCGATCGCAACAGCTTCGGCGCGATCGCCATGCCCGAACGCGCTCTGCCGCAGCGGCCGGGCGACGAGAAATGGAATGCGGAATTTTCGCGCCAGGGCGTGGTGTTCGATTTCCCCGACACGCGCGAACAGTGCAAGATCAGCGAACCCTTCTGCATCAAGGCCTATCGCCGCCTGACCGCCGAGGGCGAGGTCATCCTGCTGAAGCAGGTGATCGCCGCCATCCATGTGCGCGGCCGCCACTGGGGCATATTGCAAATGGCCTATAAGGATCAGGGCTGATCCGGGCCGCCCGGCGCGTCCGTTTCCTCCTATAAATCAGGCTGCACGGCAGCGACCATGGCCGTCCGCCCAATGTGGGAGGGCGGCCATTTTCATATCATCGGCGTACATGTCAGCCATTCGACAGGGAGGCACGGATGAAGCGCATCGTGGTCTGTTGCGACGGCACCTGGAACGAACCAGATCATAATGAGCAGGGCAAGCCCTGCCCGACCAATGTGGTGAAGCTGGCCAGCCTGATCCCGGCAATGGCGGAGGACGGCACGGCGCAACGGGTCTTCTATCACAATGGCATTGGGTCGATGGCGTCGCGGACCAAGCGGCTGATCGACGGGGCGACCGGCTATGGCATCAGCCGCATCCTGCTGTCCTGCTATGCTTGGCTGGTGCGCACCTATCAGCCGGGCGACCAACTGTATTTCTTCGGCTTCAGCCGGGGCGCCTATACCGCCCGATCGCTGGCCGGCTTCGTACGCAATTCCGGCATATTGCGGCCCGAGCATGAAAGCCTGATCCCCGACGCCTTTGCGCTTTATCGATCGCGCGACGGCACCCGCGCGCCGCGATCGGAAGCGTCGCGCCTGTTCCGGCAAAGCTATGCCTGGTCGGACACTACGCCGATCCAGTGCGTCGGCGTGTGGGACACGGTCGGGTCGCTGGGCGTGCCCAACACCTTGTTCCAGGGGATATTGAAGCATCTGTGCCGGGTGAATCGCGAATTTCACGACACCGACCTATCATCGACGGTCGCCTTCGCCTTTCATGCCGTGGCAATCGACGAGCATCGCAAGCCGTTCCTGCCGACATTGTGGACGATTCCCGACGGGCAAGGCGCAGGCCAGCATGTCGAGCAATGCTGGTTCCCCGGCTGCCATGCCGATGTCGGCGGCGGCAATCCCGATTCGGCGCTGTCGGGGATCGCACTGGAGTGGATGGTGGAGCGCGCCCGGCTCGCCGGACTGGCGGTGGATGATCCGTTCCGGCTGGTGCCGCCCGCTTTCCCGCCGCACCACCCCGATCCACTGGGTCCGGTCAGCGAATCCCAGACCCTCTTCTATCGCCTGTTCGGATCGGGCGAACGACCGATCGACGTGCCCCACCCGGCCGGACGGACCAATGAAAGCCTGTCCGATGCGGCGATCGAGCGCTGGCACAAGCTGGCGACATGGCGGCCGGCCGCGCTGGTCGACCTGGCGCAGCGCAAGCCCGACATGCTGGAGCCCCGCGGCCCGTGACGGGCCGCGGATAGATCAGGACGCGACCGGAATCACGCCATATTGCTGAAGTCCGGTCATGAAGGCATGAATCGCCAGCGCCGCCTGCAGCACCGCGATCAGCCAGCCGAACGCCATCAGCGTGCCGATGCGGATGAAGCCGAGCAATTGCCGGGCGTAGATCATCGCCAGGCAATCGGCGACCATCATGCCCAGGAAAATGCCAAACACGCCGATCAGGAAGGTCTGGGTATCGCCGGCGACCGCCGCGAACAGCAGCAGCGCGACGATGCCATAAGGGGTGATAATGATCGGAAAGGTGACCGGCGACAGAGCCAGCCCCTTGGCGGATTGCGGCGGCTCCTGTGCATCGGGCCGATGCTGCGCATTCTTGATCGCTTCGAGCGCGCCGATCAGCAGTAGCACGCCCCCGGTCAGCAACAGGTCCGCCGAGCCGATCTGCCAATTCTGGCGCAGCTTGTCGCCCAGGAAAAGAATCAGGAAGCCGACGGCCGTGGCCAGCAGGGTCGCCTTGATCGCCAGTCCGCGACGATCGCTTTCGGACAATTGACTGGTCAGCTGGGCATAGGCCGGGATCACCTTGATCGGCCCCAGTGTGACGAAGAAGATGATCAGGACGAAACTGAGATCATTCATGGCGCACTCCCCTGCCCTACCGAACCGCCGCCAGCAGTCAAAAATCCGCGTCCCGACATTGTCATCGAGGATAACAGGACAAGCGGACTTTCACCCGATCGGTTCCTGCCAGCCAAAGGTCGGAAACGGAGTGCTTAAAGCTAAGTCGGCAAAGAGCTGGTGGCTATCAGGGTTATCCATGATCCGACGGCGGGACGGACAGCATCCGCTTGACAGCACTCCGCTTCATTCAATAATGAGACGTTATCTCATAACTGGAAAGACATCTCCTTTGTTCAAGCGCCTGTCCGCGACGGCCCTGCTTTCGCCTTCGCTTTTCTGCGTCGCCCCTGCCCTGGCCGAAACCGTCGATGTCGAGGAAGATCGTCGTGCGCCATCCGAAATCGTCGTGCTGGGCACCCGCACGGCACGCGTCGACTCCACCCTGTCATCCGACCGGGCGACCGAAACCATGTCGCAATCCAGCCGCTCGATCGAGCGCGACCTGATGAGCGCGGTCGGCACCTATCGCCTGTCGGACGCGCTGGAACTGGTGAGCGGGGTCAGCAACCAGAATAATCGCGGCGGCTTCATGGACAATTTCGCCATTCGCGGTTTCCTGGGCACGCCCGATGGCGGCGCGGAATATTATGTCGACGGCTTCTTCGCCAATCGGGGCATGGCGCCCCCGCGCGACCCGGCCACGACCGAGCGGATCGAATTGCTGAAAGGACCAGCGGGCGCGTTGTTCGGCGATATCGATCCGGGTGGACGGGTCAACATCGTGTCGAAAACGCCCGGCTTCACCCCGGCGGCAAGCGCGATCTTTACCTATGGTTCGTTCGATACCAAACGGATCGAACTGGATGCGAACGTGCCGCTCTCCACGACGATCGCCGCGCGGCTGGTGATCGCGACCGAGGATAGTGATGGCTGGCGCGGCCATGTGTCACTCCGGCGCCGGGTGGTCGCGCCGTCGCTGACCTGGCGGCCGCGCGACGGGCTACGCTTCACCTATGTCGGCGAGATCACGCGTTTCGATGCGCCGTTCGATCGCGGCATTCCGGCGATCAACGGCGACGCCAACGCCTTGCCGCGATCAACCTATTATGGCGAACCGAATGACGGCGACACCAAGGCGCGCAACCAGCGACACCAGTTGAGCGGCGAGGCCGATCTGGGCGGGAACTGGAGCCTCAATGGCGGGGTTGCCTGGCGCACCGGGACGCTGAAGGGCTTTTCATCGGACCAGTCGCGCCTGATCGACAATCAGACGCTGTGGCGCCAGCGCCGCTCGCGCGACTTCAAGGTCGATGACCTGTCCGCGCGGATCGAACTGCGTGGAAGGATCGGCGATCATGCGCTCAGCGTCGGTGCCAAGGGCTATGTGCTCGACTATGCCGAGCGCTGGATGCGGCGGAACCCCACGGCCGATATCCCCTATGCTGTCGATATCGATAATCCGGTCTATGGCCAGACGCCGCCCGAATTGCTGCCTTTCACCAACAACCGGGAAAAGCGCTGGTCGGGCACGCTCTATGTCCAGGACATGTGGAACGCGACCGACCGGCTGACGTTGATCGGCGGCATGCGTTTCGACGCCTATCGCCAGCGCATTCGCAACAACCGCACCGGCGCGGTCGGCAAAACGGTGGACGAGCCGCTAAGCTTTCGCTTCGGCGCGCGCTACCAACTGTCCAATGCGATCGCGGTGCATGGCAATTGGGGCGAGAATTTCGTGCTCAATTCGGGTACAGATCGCAACGGCACCGGCTTCGCCCCGGAACAGGGCAAGGGCTATGAACTGGGGCTGAGCGGTGCCTGGCCGGGCATCGACGTCGCCTTGAGTTGGTTCGACATCCGCAAGCGCGGCATCCTGACCAATGATCCGGTCGACGCCAATTATCTGGCACCGGTCGGCAAGCTGCGCAGCCGAGGGCTGGAGCTGGATGCGTCGGTGAAGCTGGGCGCCCATTGGCAACTGGTCGGCAATTATGCCTGGACCGATGCACAGGCGGACGACGACGCCTTTGCCACCGACGACGTGCTGAACGTGCCCGAACATGCCGGATCACTGTTTGCCGTCGGGCGCTTCTTAGACGCGGACGGGCGCGGCCCGTCAGTCAGCGCCGGCCTTGCCTATGTCGGCGAACGGGCCGGAGCGATCGATGGCAGCGGCCTGCGCCTGCCCGACTATGTGAAGGCCAAGGCGGCGGTCGATTATGCCTTGTCGCGCCATGTGACGCTGCGGGTGGAGGCCGACAATCTGTTCGACGCCCGCTATGCACAAAGTTCCTATAGTTCGCTATGGATTTTCCCCGGCGCGCCGCGCACCATCCGTGCCTCTGCCCGGATCGCGCTGTAACCCTGCCCGTTGCAGCCTTGCCCTGTCGCGCCGGCACGTTATGTCGGCGCGATGACAGGCACGGGAGCAGGCATGGCGCGCGCGGTTGCAATGATGAAGGCTGTCGGGGTCGCGCTGCTGTTCCTGCTGATCGCCGCCTGTCTGGCGACGGTGATCGTGCCGCCCTTTCTCGACCGCATCTATTATGCGGGGCCGGCGAGCCGCCATTATGACGGCGCCCGCTTCTTCAATCCCGATGGCGAGATCGACATGCCCGCCCCGCCCGGCACCAGCCGCCAGGGCTTCATCGCCCGCTGGCTGCTTGGCAATGACGATCGCCCGGCATGGCCCGATGCGGTGGCGGTCAAGCCGGCGCGCCCCGCCCCCTTTGCCGCGCCGCGCGGCATGGTCGCCACCTGGGTCGGCCATGCGACCGTGCTGGTGCAGGCGGCGGGCATCAACATATTGACCGATCCGATCTGGTCCGACCGTGCCAGCCCCTTTCCGCCGTTGGGGCCGAAACGGGTCGCGGAGCCGGGCATCAGGATGAAGGATCTGCCCAGGATCGACCTGATCGTCATCAGCCATAATCATTATGACCATCTGGATATCCCGACGCTGAAGGCATTGTGGCAGCGCGACCGGCCCAGGATCGTCACGGCGCTGGGCAATGACGCGATATTGAAGGCGAACGGCATCCCGTCGGTGGCGCTCGACTGGGGCCAGTCGGTGACCGGCGCGCAGTTGAACGGACTGGTGCCCGAAGCGGTGATCCAGTGCGAGAATTACGAGCATTGCCCGGACTATCGGGTCCATGCGACGCGCAACCATCATTGGAGCAGCCGCTGGCTCACCGACCGCAACCGGGCGCTCTGGTCGAGCTTCCTGATCGAGACGCGGGCGGGCAATATCTATTTTGCCGGCGACACCGGCGCGGGCGACATGGGCTGGACCGGCGATGCGACGCGGTTCGGGCCGATCCGGCTGGCGCTGATCCCGATCGGCGCCTTCCGCTTCTGGCCGGGGCAGATGGAATCGGACGCGCATATCGGCCCGCGCCGCGCGGTCGAACTGTTCGAGCGGCTGGGCGCATCGACTGCGATTCCGATTCACTGGGGCACCTTCCGCCTCTCCTACGAGAAGCGCGACACGCCGCCGCGGATGCTGGAACAATATCTGCGCTGCGAGGGGATAGAGCGTAAGCGCTTCGCCCCGGTGCGGATCGGCCAGTCGCTGCTGGTGCCCAATGTCAGCCCGGTGCCGCGCGGCCCCAAGCAGTGCGACCAGCGGGCGATCGACGCGCTGCAATAAGCAGACTTCTGCAGAACCCAAGAAAATCTGGGTAGCGTTTCGCGCCTGCGCGCCGCATGGGCCGGGCATGAACCTCTTCAAGCCCCTTCTGGCCGGTGCCCGCCCGATCGACCGGATGATCGCGGGCCTGGGCGCGGCGATCGGCATCAGCCTCACCATATTGGTGTGCAGTCAGTTGCCGTTGCATGCCGGCGACCTGCCGATCATCGTCGCGCCGCTGGGCGCGTCGGCGGTACTGATCTTTGCCGTGCCCGCGAGCCCGCTGGCCCAGCCCTGGTCGGTGGTCGGCGGCAATATTCTGTCCAGCCTGATCGGCGTCGCCGCCTATCAGTTGATCCCCGACATGATGGTCGCGGCCGGCGTGGCGGTGGGCGTGGCAATAATATTGATGAGCCTGCTGCGCTGCCTCCACCCGCCCGGCGGCGCGGCGGCGCTGACCGCGGTGATCGGCAGCCAGGGCATTCATGATGCGGGCTATGCCTTCGCCTTTGCGCCGGTCGGGATCAATTCGATCGCCCTGGTGTCCCTGGGCCTGTTCTTCCACCGCCTGTCGGGCCACAGCTATCCGCACCAGCCGGTCGCGCCGCCGTTGATCGCCGACAAGATGCGCGCGGAGGCGGGCTTTCATCTGGAGGATATCGACCAGGCGCTGGCCGAACTGCCCGACAATTTCGACATCAGCCGCGCCGACCTTGACCTGCTGCTGTCGCGGGCAGAAATCCACGCCCAGGCCCGCCGGGCGGGCTGAGGCCGATCAGCAGTCGCCGATACGGCGAAGCATCCGTCGGGCAGAGATGACCAGCATATGATTGCTACCGGTCGGCAGGCTCAGCCGCTGGATCATTCGCATGTCGAGTTGCAGGCGGTCCGGTCCGATCATGCCGTCAAACCGGACGGACGGCGTCACCGCCTTTCCAGCCGACCGCATGATCGGCGCACAACTGGCAAGGCCCGATACCGCCGGACCGTCGCGATCGAGCCTCTCGACCCGACAGCCTTCGAACCGCTGGTTGAGGAAGCGCTCCATCTCATCCTGCTTTCGCAGATAAGGCTCCCCGCAATGTTCCTCGACCCGGTCGAGCTTGGCGAGCAGATCGCGAAAATCACCGGGCAGTTCGCCATCGGGCACGCCACGATCGTCGATGCTGATGCCGATCGGCACAGTCTCGTCGCGCCAGCGACCCAGGCGCGGGACATTATCGGGATCATCCAGCGCCGGCTTGCATCCTGCCAGCAGCAGCGCCGCGCACATCCATTCTGCTCGCATATGCCCCCCAATCCCCACCGGAGGGCATAGAAGCGGCGGATTACCGGATTGCTAATCCGCCGCGAATGACTGTCAGGCCGGGCAGTCGCCGTCGCGCTTGCCGGTCAGGTCATGGGTGGTGCGCAGCACCGGCTTGCCGCCCTGCGTCTTGGTCATGGTGGTGCCGAAGGTCAGCGTGTCTTCGGTAAAATTGCCTTCGACCACGATTTCCGAGGTGCCGGCGCCCGCCTTGCAGGCGAGGGTCGCGATCAGCCGGCCCTTGCGCACCATCTTGTCCTTGTAGCTGCACTCACTGCCTTCCGCCCCGGCCAGCGCATCGGCGTCGGGCACGCCGGC
This window encodes:
- a CDS encoding methyl-accepting chemotaxis protein; protein product: MKVAKLSGDLGIRTLDLQADISELADRVTQQARTIEAISGAASQLSRDGESVSLVGQDAREKAVAARAIIDDSGRQLSTANGNFVDLIEQVSRIHSRLDGFGEALKTVAHVTSVISGIASQTNLLALNATIEAARAGDAGRGFAVVAAEVKKLAQETASATQTIERSIGALTSEAGGMLDSITHGAQTARTALSDTKNIEALVDRLGSLMQGLSSNSEAVAERIASMVGSASEIRTGLSALSSTSGDNADGLQRLSGRVSIASDDTNMLLQYLAESGVDIPDSPYIRFSLTAAQAVGHAIEQALDEGRISEADVFSEYYAPIRGTNPPQFTHPIQPIMLAEARAQQEVARGYKGLFGMTFTDRNSFGAIAMPERALPQRPGDEKWNAEFSRQGVVFDFPDTREQCKISEPFCIKAYRRLTAEGEVILLKQVIAAIHVRGRHWGILQMAYKDQG
- a CDS encoding DUF2235 domain-containing protein, translating into MKRIVVCCDGTWNEPDHNEQGKPCPTNVVKLASLIPAMAEDGTAQRVFYHNGIGSMASRTKRLIDGATGYGISRILLSCYAWLVRTYQPGDQLYFFGFSRGAYTARSLAGFVRNSGILRPEHESLIPDAFALYRSRDGTRAPRSEASRLFRQSYAWSDTTPIQCVGVWDTVGSLGVPNTLFQGILKHLCRVNREFHDTDLSSTVAFAFHAVAIDEHRKPFLPTLWTIPDGQGAGQHVEQCWFPGCHADVGGGNPDSALSGIALEWMVERARLAGLAVDDPFRLVPPAFPPHHPDPLGPVSESQTLFYRLFGSGERPIDVPHPAGRTNESLSDAAIERWHKLATWRPAALVDLAQRKPDMLEPRGP
- a CDS encoding MarC family protein translates to MNDLSFVLIIFFVTLGPIKVIPAYAQLTSQLSESDRRGLAIKATLLATAVGFLILFLGDKLRQNWQIGSADLLLTGGVLLLIGALEAIKNAQHRPDAQEPPQSAKGLALSPVTFPIIITPYGIVALLLFAAVAGDTQTFLIGVFGIFLGMMVADCLAMIYARQLLGFIRIGTLMAFGWLIAVLQAALAIHAFMTGLQQYGVIPVAS
- a CDS encoding TonB-dependent siderophore receptor, with translation MFKRLSATALLSPSLFCVAPALAETVDVEEDRRAPSEIVVLGTRTARVDSTLSSDRATETMSQSSRSIERDLMSAVGTYRLSDALELVSGVSNQNNRGGFMDNFAIRGFLGTPDGGAEYYVDGFFANRGMAPPRDPATTERIELLKGPAGALFGDIDPGGRVNIVSKTPGFTPAASAIFTYGSFDTKRIELDANVPLSTTIAARLVIATEDSDGWRGHVSLRRRVVAPSLTWRPRDGLRFTYVGEITRFDAPFDRGIPAINGDANALPRSTYYGEPNDGDTKARNQRHQLSGEADLGGNWSLNGGVAWRTGTLKGFSSDQSRLIDNQTLWRQRRSRDFKVDDLSARIELRGRIGDHALSVGAKGYVLDYAERWMRRNPTADIPYAVDIDNPVYGQTPPELLPFTNNREKRWSGTLYVQDMWNATDRLTLIGGMRFDAYRQRIRNNRTGAVGKTVDEPLSFRFGARYQLSNAIAVHGNWGENFVLNSGTDRNGTGFAPEQGKGYELGLSGAWPGIDVALSWFDIRKRGILTNDPVDANYLAPVGKLRSRGLELDASVKLGAHWQLVGNYAWTDAQADDDAFATDDVLNVPEHAGSLFAVGRFLDADGRGPSVSAGLAYVGERAGAIDGSGLRLPDYVKAKAAVDYALSRHVTLRVEADNLFDARYAQSSYSSLWIFPGAPRTIRASARIAL
- a CDS encoding MBL fold metallo-hydrolase, whose translation is MARAVAMMKAVGVALLFLLIAACLATVIVPPFLDRIYYAGPASRHYDGARFFNPDGEIDMPAPPGTSRQGFIARWLLGNDDRPAWPDAVAVKPARPAPFAAPRGMVATWVGHATVLVQAAGINILTDPIWSDRASPFPPLGPKRVAEPGIRMKDLPRIDLIVISHNHYDHLDIPTLKALWQRDRPRIVTALGNDAILKANGIPSVALDWGQSVTGAQLNGLVPEAVIQCENYEHCPDYRVHATRNHHWSSRWLTDRNRALWSSFLIETRAGNIYFAGDTGAGDMGWTGDATRFGPIRLALIPIGAFRFWPGQMESDAHIGPRRAVELFERLGASTAIPIHWGTFRLSYEKRDTPPRMLEQYLRCEGIERKRFAPVRIGQSLLVPNVSPVPRGPKQCDQRAIDALQ
- a CDS encoding HPP family protein, giving the protein MNLFKPLLAGARPIDRMIAGLGAAIGISLTILVCSQLPLHAGDLPIIVAPLGASAVLIFAVPASPLAQPWSVVGGNILSSLIGVAAYQLIPDMMVAAGVAVGVAIILMSLLRCLHPPGGAAALTAVIGSQGIHDAGYAFAFAPVGINSIALVSLGLFFHRLSGHSYPHQPVAPPLIADKMRAEAGFHLEDIDQALAELPDNFDISRADLDLLLSRAEIHAQARRAG
- a CDS encoding DUF3617 domain-containing protein, with product MRDILTLGGLLATSLTLAACGSEPAAPPAQEEEAAPAMMKTGQWAISRKTTGYNTPTVTAEEYQAALKQVSEDKICIKVDAAGVPDADALAGAEGSECSYKDKMVRKGRLIATLACKAGAGTSEIVVEGNFTEDTLTFGTTMTKTQGGKPVLRTTHDLTGKRDGDCPA